The stretch of DNA ATCTTGACTCCCTCACATCTTCCCAAATGGATACCGTCAGTGTTGGGGCTTTCAGCTGGAGCGATGATCTTGATGTTATCAAAGGTCATGTTCTTGCCGCTGATAACGTTGAAGTGGAAGTTTTTGGCATCTAATGAGGTTACGTCTTTTATCTCAGCGTTATCCACAAAATCAAACCTTACACTCTGAAAGATAGCATGCATCACTGAATTATATCATCTTTAAAAGAGCCATTGGTGTTAATATATTAAAGACAGAAACACCTACGATGGGAAGTTTCTTGCACTCAAAAGTCTTGTGGCAGTTATTGGCTTTCCAAGCTGCATTGCCTTCACCGTCAAATGTTCCACCTCCGTTCAACTTAAAACCATTAATTTTTTCGAACACAACCCATCTATCCTTTCCCTGGGTAGAGCCACCGTCAGCTTTGACGTTGCCTTGCAAGGTGAACTCGATTGGAGATTTGCATGGACCAGTCATCACGGTCTCACCAAGCTTGAAGTCACCTTTTGGGATCAGCACCTGGCTTGGTGCCGGAGCTTGGCATGCCGATGTGAATGCTTTAAGAACTGCCTGCAACAATAGCTCCAACGAGTATGTTAATATAAGAAATTGTTTACATATTGATTGGAATGCAAGTAATAAAAAACAAGTGAAGATACTAACCGCGGTAATATCAGAATTTGGAGGACCACCAGCGGTGAACACCTCAGCATTGGCTGAATATCCTAGCAAACATAGAACCAAAATTGTATAGATTCCCAAATATGAacccatttttatttatttatttttatttttttattgttttttatttttgttgtctgAGATTTTTACTACGCACCTGCTGCTTTATATAGTGCCTTAAATGGAGAGATATGTTGAAGGCCCCATACTTTCTCCCAACGTCTCATTTTTAGGATGTTTGACCCATTTTTAGCTAGGTTAgttttattttgagaaattagCGTTCAGTTGTTAGGCATAAGACTTGTTCCACTCGTGTTTATAGCATTTGCATGATACCTCCATTTTTGGGAGGTTAATTTCTAGCCAACTTATGTTATTACATTTACACCAtctgaaaagatatcaaattgtTAGTAGAATTTTATAAGGTACTAGAACTTAAAGAAATTCGGGAGATTTACGTTCTGGTAATCCTGTTGTGCAAGCTGCATCAAATACATATGGACGTTAGCATTggttagtttttcaaaattgttaGAGTACAGTAATTGCTTCGTTTAGAAAAATTACTACACCACATAAAAAAAACCATGgggaatttttatatttatcactTCTTACtactattattcatgtttacagcgacattttcaaaaatatattcttcattaagtagcaaaagactcttataccat from Brassica oleracea var. oleracea cultivar TO1000 unplaced genomic scaffold, BOL UnpScaffold01081, whole genome shotgun sequence encodes:
- the LOC106320822 gene encoding polygalacturonase, which translates into the protein MGSYLGIYTILVLCLLGYSANAEVFTAGGPPNSDITAAVLKAFTSACQAPAPSQVLIPKGDFKLGETVMTGPCKSPIEFTLQGNVKADGGSTQGKDRWVVFEKINGFKLNGGGTFDGEGNAAWKANNCHKTFECKKLPISVRFDFVDNAEIKDVTSLDAKNFHFNVISGKNMTFDNIKIIAPAESPNTDGIHLGRCEGVKILNTKIATGDDCISVGDGMKNLLIEKVVCGPGHGISVGSLGRYGWEQDVTDITVKNCTLEGTDNGLRIKTWPSAACTTTAAGIHFEDIILNKVSNPILIDQEYCPWNQCNKNKPSTIKLVDITFRNIRGTSGNKDAVKLLCSKGHPCENVEIGDINIEYTGPDGPPTFECTNVTPKLVGAQNPKACVGPVVKAPGKE